A section of the Cinclus cinclus chromosome 27, bCinCin1.1, whole genome shotgun sequence genome encodes:
- the TULP1 gene encoding tubby-related protein 1 — translation MSVFQVKKDKKSKKKAATSSDEEDDSDSSTKPIRSEKKKNPASLFQTGGDPPKEKKSKKKVPPKGAESEEEATETLQKNSNKKGKAKKSKKQQKEERPPSPVIEVDNLEEFVLQPAPQGVTVKCRVTRDKKGMDRGLYPTYYLHLDNDKKVFLLAGRKRKKSKTSNYLISIDPTDLSRGGENFIGKLRSNLMGTRFTVFDNGANPDRANADWSNVRQELSAVVYETNVLGFKGPRKMTVIIPGMNADCERVPIRPRNDNDGLLMRWQNRNMDNVIELHNKAPVWNDETQSYVLNFHGRVTHASVKNFQIVHSSDPDYIVMQFGRVADDAFTMDYNYPLCAVQAFAIALSSFDGKLACE, via the exons ATGTCTGTGTTCCAGGTGAAGAAGGacaagaaaagcaagaagaaag CTGCCACCAGCAGTGATGAGGAGGACGATTCCGACTCCAGCACCAAACCCATTAGgtcagagaagaagaaaaacccagcaTCCCTCTTTCAGACTGGTGGGGACCccccaaaagagaaaaaatccaaaaagaaaG TTCCTCCCAAAGGGGCTGAGAGTGAGGAGGAGGCCACGGAGACCCTGCAGAAAAACTCCAACAAGAAGgggaaagcaaagaaatcaaAGAAG cagcagaaggaggaGAGGCCCCCGTCCCCTGTCATCGAGGTGGACAACCTGGAGGAGTTTGTGCTGCAGCCCGCGCCACAGGGAGTGACTGTCAAGTGCCGGGTGACGCGGGACAAGAAGGGCATGGACCGGGGGCTTTACCCCACCTATTACCTTCACTTGGACAATGACAAGAAg GTGTTCCTCCTTGCTGGGAGGAAGCGTAAGAAGAGCAAAACCTCCAACTACCTCATCTCCATTGACCCCACTGACCTGTCACGGGGTGGAGAGAACTTCATCGGGAAGCTGAG ATCCAACCTGATGGGTACGAGGTTCACCGTGTTTGACAACGGCGCAAACCCCGACAGGGCCAACGCTGACTGGTCCAACGTGCGGCAGGAGCTCTCGGCCGTGGTCTAC GAGACCAATGTTTTAGGGTTCAAAGGCCCCCGGAAGATGACTGTGATCATCCCTGGGATGAATGCTGACTGTGAGAGGGTGCCCATCCGGCCCCGGAAC GATAACGACGGCCTCCTGATGCGATGGCAGAACAGGAACATGGACAACGTGATCGAGCTGCACAACAAAGCTCCAGTGTGGAATGATGAGACCCAATCCTACGTCCTCAATTTCCACGGCCGGGTCACCCACGCCTCCGTCAAAAATTTCCAGATCGTGCACAGCAGTGACC CCGACTACATCGTGATGCAGTTTGGGCGTGTGGCGGACGACGCCTTCACCATGGACTACAACTACCCCCTGTGTGCCGTGCAGGCCTTTGCCATCGCCCTCTCCAGCTTCGATGGGAAGCTGGCCTGCGAGTAG